Proteins encoded by one window of Drosophila melanogaster chromosome X:
- the CG1387 gene encoding uncharacterized protein, whose product MKPDQINRLIKVNTRMQPWFLRNTSELYESAVRSYYERGYSSHNRHPRFRTENAGPLRRIKRAEAKPSANDIYPRSHIMQADQASAASNSNSGQFLYSMMQANRSRSMSFTAARPYASVYGQSSVRRVASSSCSSGRSSESSRTGFLVGSFRKSKAKRERQSRSMRKSKDSKEESHLVDMGMFSGRSMSMPPRPSAAILGSVAMMPPSRQHHIAAMAKSSLAQGIQMPRSDGDSLMPVDAALKRRISVLTKLDGGRKRSGLGPLGTGNDSTTTRNGQQPSEMRHRFQTLGDRIKQFEYIQFADGPVATYAFNRNEQRPINASIRDSPRSRIEKSSDMSINTTKTNATTRRSEVRQQPRQLSFHNVLHANYRQRSRSLESGGVKLMESLESIARPATPPGPRGFDVTTRGSSLDSSSRTSFRPSNSTITWDNSLGRYEEDLGKRSVNDFGYAKSSEDTSGDWDVNPGEDWPKYPRSSSPCGKGLMSNVAKSDNASVGNSNASSQNWAIPSGSATKLRSIEGKTKDDTLESTKLNSEHGKANSNSGSTSHDTSQANSEAASVQDESNRATLAPVRRVHLQQQSLQNSTKVEEPKCEDVPISPHEVKDTVKEKAKENVKKKQLLETLHDKPRVTKVTSNQVSRSSHRSFLQPAKDDDVTAANASKKSHPKLGKKPERKANQKREDRTPGQVKGANQLLVASASQVSAYKRAFRTQQQIRKAEILQQQAQHLQESPISPSAIEGSKQTAKLQSHQGSIQQSISNRTNVRTLVRRSAAGSGGKAPPLDDQLSSKAVCGTHSSLTAKPESNGMVLKTKGLNRSQMKKTAAATATAAPLTAKRTAQHIVLTAKTTTKRGNGAAIFGGGGGRGVGVGGAVRRAGRETLTVAAQQQQSRNGNSLLGYRRETVNRAAAALLQRRDADEPLSQLQLQLQSQSPSASQSTQQRRQFHCPYPPWRPSY is encoded by the exons ATGAAACCCGACCAGATAAATCGTTTGATCAAAGTGAATACCCGAATGCAACCCTGGTTTTTGCGCAACACTAGCGAGTTGTACGAAAGTGCCGTTAGATCCTATTACGAGCGCGGCTATAGTTCAC ACAATCGACACCCACGTTTCCGTACTGAGAACGCTGGTCCTTTGCGACGGATCAAGAGGGCGGAGGCGAAGCCCAGTGCCAACGATATCTATCCGCGCAGCCACATCATGCAAGCGGATCAGGCATCGGCGGCCAGCAATAGCAATTCCGGCCAATTTCTGTACTCGATGATGCAGGCGAATCGTTCACGCTCCATGTCCTTTACGGCGGCTCGTCCTTACGCCTCCGTTTACGGTCAAAGTTCCGTGCGTAGGGTCGCCAGTTCGAGCTGCTCCAGCGGGCGCAGTAGCGAGTCATCCCGCACCGGATTCCTGGTCGGATCCTTCCGCAAAAGCAAAGCGAAACGGGAGCGCCAGAGCCGATCGATGCGCAAAAGCAAGGACTCCAAAGAGGAGTCTCATCTGGTCGATATGGGCATGTTCAGTGGCCGTTCCATGAGCATGCCACCCCGTCCATCTGCAGCCATTTTGGGATCCGTAGCAATGATGCCGCCAAGCAGGCAACACCACATAGCCGCCATGGCGAAGAGCTCACTGGCGCAGGGCATCCAAATGCCGCGTAGCGATGGCGACTCCCTGATGCCAGTGGATGCCGCCCTCAAGCGTCGCATTTCGGTGCTGACCAAGCTGGACGGTGGACGAAAGCGGTCTGGACTCGGTCCACTAGGCACTGGAAATgacagcaccaccaccagaaACGGACAACAGCCGTCGGAGATGCGCCACCGCTTTCAGACTTTGGGCGATCGCATCAAGCAGTTCGAGTACATCCAATTCGCCGATGGACCCGTGGCCACATATGCCTTCAATCGGAACGAGCAGAGACCAATCAATGCCAGTATCCGTGATTCGCCAAGGAGCCGAATTGAGAAGAGCTCGGATATGTCAATTAATACCACCAAAACCAATGCCACCACGCGACGTTCGGAGGTGAGACAACAGCCGCGCCAGCTTAGCTTTCACAATGTCCTGCACGCCAACTATCGCCAGAGGAGCCGAAGCCTGGAGTCCGGAGGCGTTAAGCTAATGGAATCGCTGGAATCCATAGCGCGACCCGCCACTCCACCCGGTCCACGGGGCTTCGATGTAACCACTCGGGGATCCAGCTTGGACAGCAGTTCGCGGACTAGTTTCAGGCCCAGCAACTCGACAATCACTTGGGATAATTCTTTGGGTAGATATGAAG AAGACTTAGGTAAAAGGTCGGTTAACGATTTCGGATATGCAAAGAGTTCGGAAGACACATCAGGCGATTGGGATGTTAATCCAGGTGAAGATTGGCCCAAGTACCCCAGATCAAGTAGCCCGTGCGGCAAGGGTTTGATGTCAAATGTAGCAAAATCAGACAACGCTTCGGTGGGTAACTCAAATGCCAGTAGTCAAAATTGGGCAATCCCATCGGGATCTGCGACAAAATTACGCTCGATTGAGGGAAAAACCAAAGACGATACTTTGGAATCGACGAAATTGAATTCGGAGCATGGTAAAGCCAATTCCAATTCCGGTTCCACTTCCCACGACACTTCGCAAGCAAATTCGGAAGCGGCTTCAGTTCAAGATGAGTCCAATAGAGCCACCCTGGCACCCGTGCGTCGCGTCCACCTGCAGCAACAGAGTCTGCAGAACTCAACCAAAGTGGAGGAACCCAAGTGCGAGGATGTGCCAATCAGTCCCCACGAGGTCAAGGACACGGTCAAGGAGAAGGCTAAGGAAAATGTcaagaagaagcagctgctTGAGACTCTGCATGATAAGCCGCGAGTGACCAAGGTGACCAGCAACCAGGTTAGCCGCTCCAGCCATCGATCCTTCCTGCAGCCGGCCAAAGATGATGACGTGACGGCGGCTAATGCCTCCAAGAAATCGCATCCAAAGCTCGGAAAGAAACCGGAAAGAAAGGCGAATCAGAAGCGGGAGGACAGGACACCAGGCCAGGTCAAGGGAGCCAATCAGCTGCTGGTGGCGAGTGCCTCGCAG GTTTCGGCCTACAAGCGTGCCTTCCGCACCCAGCAGCAGATACGCAAGGCGGAGATCCTCCAACAGCAGGCGCAGCATCTGCAGGAGTCCCCGATAAGTCCGTCTGCCATCGAGGGATCGAAACAAACCGCCAAGCTGCAGAGCCACCAGGGCTCGATACAACAATCTATCTCTAATCGGACCAATGTTCGAACGTTGGTCAGACGCAGTGCAGCCGGTTCGGGTGGCAAGGCTCCGCCGTTGGACGATCAGCTGTCATCCAAAGCGGTATGTGGAACTCATTCTTCGTTGACAGCCAAGCCGGAATCTAATGGAATGGTTCTGAAAACGAAGGGATTAAATCGATCACAGATGAAGAAGACAGCAG CTGCtactgcaacagcagcacccCTAACAGCGAAGCGGACTGCGCAGCATATAGTGTTAacggcaaaaacaacaacgaaaagGGGAAATGGAGCTGCGATTTTTGGTGGTGGAGGGGGAAGGGGAGTTGGAGTTGGTGGAGCTGTTCGGAGAGCGGGAAGGGAAACGCTGACGGTGGCagctcagcagcagcaatcgcgTAACGGTAACTCGCTGCTTGGCTATCGGCGCGAAACGGTTAACCGCGCAGCGGCAGCGCTGCTGCAGCGACGCGACGCAGACGAGCCGCTgtcgcagttgcagttgcagttgcagtcgcagtcgccgTCGGCGTCGCAGTCGACGCAGCAGCGGCGCCAGTTTCACTGTCCATATCCCCCATGGCGTCCCAGCTACTGA
- the CG10555 gene encoding uncharacterized protein, isoform A, translated as MSAVYSPQPPQQQPQQQQQLQQQQQQPPPPQQQQQQQQQLQQPPPNSAPNQQPPGSGVGPGGGGGGIPGGGGILSMGMQQQQQRPPMGVPGSPGSIISGGGGGGGVIGGGGMPGGGMMVTPTSTPRGGANMQGGGGGGVPQQVNSAQIQKMLDENCGLIQTIQDFQSMGKAQECMSYHVALHRNLVYLAQLADPAMNISQILPPPHILQTQAMQQGGQQTPPTGPHGMLGGPPQQQQQPGQGPVPGQPGQGPPQMGMQQHGGDPQGPPVQMPPYGAQQQPQPHPGLPPGAQQQSQQQQQQQQQQQQQQQQQQQQQQAAAAAAAAAAAAAVAAGQQQGPQVSQAGPQQQQQQQHPVYRNAQGQGQPGAGQVPGQGQGPVQSVINPNAAPNQQRPNNGPLSGPQNPQQQQQQPQPGGQQPPNQQQQQQQTGPGGPGPQPGAGGPGVPPPQSPYRVSYQQQQQQHSHYPGYPPQPQTQYQPQGAYPYGPPTQGYGPPPPGPPNAAQGGYHHGPAGAATGASGHGYQPNAGAGQGPPPGAYPPPPGSQQVPPVPGQQQPPPGPPPPGQPPTGGQQQPPPGPPQSQYGPPPPQNSAGGPPPMGYAGYPPNPGQYGQAGAGGGPPPSGYWPPPPPTSSAQSPYQAYQQQQQQQAAAGGGAGAPPGSSYPGGPPTSGAAPPPPPGGAYSTTAPSQTPPPQGGGGAGGGNNNPNGPNAQQSTPPPQGGAGGGAGPSGPGGAGQQYAGPPQQQPQQQQPPGVVVSGVAPLPTQVQPTYSTPGNYNQQPGAPPPPNQQQQQQQQQQQQQQQTPPSAGGSAGGGGAPNAQGQGNQQPPPNGATPPMPPNQYQPAPGAPQGPYGGPPPPQAYGPPPPGSAYPGHAYHQPPQAGGYAQYPPTQGYQGYRPAGAQMPPPGAPQGPPPTGAYGYYSQQPPQ; from the exons ATGTCTGCAGTTTATTCGCCGCaaccgccgcagcagcagccgcaacagcagcagcaactgcagcagcagcagcagcagcctcccccgccacaacaacagcagcagcagcaacaacaattgcagcaACCTCCACCTAACTCCGCGCCCAATCAACAACCGCCTGGATCCGGAGTAGGTcccggcggaggaggaggtggcaTACCAGGCGGCGGTGGCATCCTGTCCATGGgcatgcagcagcagcagcaacgtcCGCCCATGGGCGTCCCAGGATCACCGGGCAGCATCATCtctggcggcggcggtggcggcggtgtGATTGGTGGCGGTGGTATGCCCGGTGGCGGAATGATGGTCACACCAACGTCAACACCACGCGGCGGAGCCAATATGCAGGGCGGCGGAGGTGGTGGTGTGCCGCAGCAAGTGAATTCGGCGCAAATCCAAAAGATGCTCGACGAGAATTGCGGCCTCATCCAGACGATTCAGGACTTCCAGAGCATGGGCAAGGCGCAGGAGTGCATGTCCTATCACGTTGCGCTGCATCGCAATCTGGTCTACCTCGCCCAGTTGGCCGATCCCGCCATGAACATCTCACAAATACTGCCG CCGCCGCACATCCTCCAAACGCAAGCGATGCAGCAGGGTGGCCAGCAGACGCCGCCAACCGGACCGCACGGCATGCTGGGTGGTccgccgcaacagcagcagcagccgggACAGGGTCCAGTGCCGGGACAACCTGGTCAGGGTCCGCCGCAGATGGGCATGCAACAGCATGGCGGCGATCCGCAGGGACCGCCCGTTCAGATGCCGCCCTACGGCGcccaacagcagccgcagccaCATCCTGGCCTGCCGCCGGGCGCTCAACAGCAAtctcagcaacagcagcagcagcaacaacagcagcagcagcagcagcagcagcaacaacaacaacagcaggcagcagcagcggcggcagcagcagcagcggcagctgccGTAGCAGCCGGCCAACAGCAGGGACCGCAGGTCAGCCAAGCGGgcccgcagcaacagcagcagcagcagcatcccgTCTATCGGAATGCCCAGGGTCAAGGACAGCCGGGAGCTGGGCAGGTACCTGGCCAGGGCCAGGGGCCGGTTCAGTCCGTCATCAATCCGAATGCCGCGCCCA ATCAACAGCGTCCTAACAACGGACCCCTCTCCGGACCGCAGAATccccagcaacagcaacagcagccgcaaccAGGCGGTCAACAGCCGCCcaaccaacagcaacagcagcagcagaccgGTCCCGGCGGACCAGGACCGCAGCCAGGTGCCGGCGGACCAGGTGTACCGCCGCCACAGAGTCCGTATCGCGTCAGCtatcaacagcaacagcagcagcacagccACTATCCAGGCTATCCGCCACAGCCGCAGACGCAGTACCAGCCGCAGGGCGCCTATCCCTATGGACCGCCAACACAGGGCTATGGGCCACCGCCGCCGGGACCACCAAATGCCGCTCAAGGTGGCTACCATCATGGTCCGGCCGGTGCGGCGACGGGAGCCAGTGGGCATGGCTATCAGCCGAATGCCGGAGCCGGACAAGGACCACCGCCGGGTGCATATCCACCGCCGCCCGGTAGCCAGCAAGTTCCACCGGTGCCGGGACAACAGCAACCGCCGCCGGGACCACCGCCACCCGGACAGCCGCCGACTGGTGGCCAGCAGCAACCGCCACCTGGACCGCCGCAAAGTCAATACGgtccgccgccgccgcagaACTCCGCCGGTGGACCGCCTCCGATGGGCTATGCGGGCTATCCGCCGAATCCGGGACAGTATGGCCAGGCTGGTGCTGGCGGTGGACCACCGCCCAGTGGCTACTggccgccaccaccacccacgAGCAGCGCCCAGAGTCCCTATCAGGCgtatcaacagcagcagcagcagcaagcggCCGCTGGTGGCGGAGCAGGTGCACCGCCGGGCAGTAGCTATCCGGGTGGACCGCCGACTAGCGGGGCagcgccaccaccaccgccgggCGGAGCGTACAGCACCACGGCGCCCAGTCAGACGCCACCGCCACAGGGAGGCGGCGGAGCAGGCGGTGGCAACAACAATCCAAACGGACCCAATGCACAGCAATCGACGCCGCCGCCGCAGGGCGGAGCTGGTGGCGGAGCGGGGCCCAGCGGACCTGGCGGAGCTGGTCAGCAGTATGCGGGACCAccgcaacaacaaccgcagcagcaacagccaccGGGTGTAGTGGTTTCCGGCGTTGCGCCGCTGCCCACGCAAGTCCAGCCCACTTACTCGACGCCTGGCAATTACAATCAGCAGCCAGGAGCTCCGCCGCCGCCcaatcagcaacagcaacaacagcagcagcagcagcaacaacaacaacagacaCCGCCATCGGCTGGCGGATCCGCCGGCGGCGGAGGAGCACCAAATGCCCAGGGACAGGGCAATCAGCAACCGCCTCCGAATGGAGCCACACCGCCGATGCCACCGAATCAATACCAGCCGGCACCGGGCGCACCACAAGGACCATACGGTGGACCGCCACCACCACAGGCGTATGGACCACCGCCGCCGGGTAGCGCGTATCCTGGCCACGCTTACCATCAGCCACCTCAGGCCGGTGGCTATGCACAGTATCCGCCGACGCAGGGCTATCAGGGCTATAGGCCCGCCGGCGCACAGATGCCGCCGCCAGGAGCACCACAGGGTCCACCACCAACCGGCGCATACGGATATTATAGCCAACAGCCGCCCCAATGA
- the PIG-T gene encoding phosphatidylinositol glycan anchor biosynthesis class T encodes MYPVAFVLLLLVAPNADANLGRDDERFHEELVVRPLSGDHVNTYFQFTTRWHYGEKDNLYHTQLTPRVIAELLQQFAVKELHIGLTQGLWRYETWGYPIVEATSGAEMWAWFSGANLTNRDVDRQWKELANVFSGVLCASLNFVDNTNSIAPRHLIRPQFMPANGQRFVRYATLPREIVCTENLTPWKKLLPCGSASGFASLLNSGHVHNTKYHSLGLKVRVLCEDHDEDNCIVELTQTANLVYDLRLFELSNNDFSLRRLFGMGLNGYCELAESSKIYVQRNELGERYQLVPEPVHEVKTTRGGHSVVYSVYDMHEQFKEAGERLFNVAWLAPKSANRRRNLAKPSLPPVTVHRYLLGHGQERGRIVTEVTNSHYDALPIMLQEVIPWYVHAYLHTLSIRRKPQRVNEYGGQRLTFKLLHYTPGKQRELPSHLEIGFMLPGQTSALISIDVDYLLLKWLEYPPDANHGHYIGSAIVSSQLPMGRNYTALPPEGHLFEHSFNATRPSYVLSLHTEALIVSLPTPDFSMPYNVICLACTVVALAFGPIHSVATKMIIVGRQTSAPKNFVKKIFNQLFRRGKATDETAAEGEGLPAAGAAATGVASGRAAISPGSPSGDQPLLEDLDEEEEEEQD; translated from the exons ATGTATCCGGTGGCGTTtgtcttgctgctgctggttgcaCCTAATGCCGACGCGAATTTGGGACGCGATGACGAACGATTCCACGAGGAGCTAGTGGTTCGTCCATTGTCCGGCGACCATGTCAACACCTACTTTCAGTTCACCACGCGCTGGCACTACGGCGAAAAGGATAATC TTTACCACACCCAATTGACGCCTCGAGTAATTGCGGAGCTGTTGCAGCAGTTTGCGGTAAAGGAGCTGCACATTGGCCTAACCCAGGGACTGTGGCGCTACGAGACATGGGGCTATCCCATTGTGGAGGCCACCAGCGGTGCCGAGATGTGGGCGTGGTTCAGTGGCGCAAATTTGACCAACCGGGATGTGGATCGCCAGTGGAAGGAGTTGGCCAACGTTTTCTCGGGCGTGTTGTGCGCCTCGTTGAATTTCGTCGACAATACGAATAGCATTGCACCGAGGCACTTGATTCGTCCACAATTTATGCCAGCCAATGGCCAAAGATTCGTTCGCTATGCCACATTGCCGCGTGAGATCGTGTGCACGGAGAATCTGACGCCGTGGAAGAAACTACTGCCATGCGGTAGTGCCTCAGGCTTTGCCTCACTTCTCAACTCGGGACATGTACACAACACCAAATACCATTCGCTGGGCCTGAAGGTGCGCGTGCTCTGCGAGGATCACGATGAGGACAATTGCATTGTGGAGCTGACGCAGACGGCCAACTTGGTCTACGATCTCCGTCTGTTCGAATTGAGCAACAATGATTTCTCGCTGCGCCGCCTGTTCGGCATGGGACTGAATGGCTATTGTGAGCTGGCCGAGAGCTCCAAGATCTATGTGCAGCGCAACGAGCTGGGCGAGCGCTATCAGCTGGTTCCAGAACCCGTGCACGAAGTGAAGACCACTCGTGGTGGGCATAGTGTCGTCTATTCCGTCTACGATATGCACGAGCAGTTCAAAGAGGCCGGCGAACGGCTGTTTAATGTCGCCTGGCTGGCGCCGAAGAGCGCAAATCGTCGTCGCAATTTGGCGAAGCCATCACTGCCACCGGTGACGGTTCATCGTTATCTATTGGGACACGGCCAGGAGCGTGGCAGGATCGTTACGGAGGTGACGAACTCGCACTACGACGCCCTGCCCATAATGCTGCAGGAGGTGATACCGTGGTATGTGCACGCCTATTTGCACACCCTTTCCATACGTCGCAAGCCGCAGCGGGTCAACGAATACGGAGGCCAGCGATTGACCTTCAAGCTGCTCCACTATACGCCCGGCAAGCAGAGGGAACTGCCGTCCCATTTGGAAATTGGCTTCATGCTGCCCGGCCAGACATCGGCGCTGATAAGCATCGATGTGGATTATTTGCTGCTCAAATGGTTGGAGTATCCGCCGGATGCGAATCACGGCCATTACATCGGCTCGGCCATTGTGTCCAGCCAACTGCCGATGGGCAGAAACTATACCGCTCTGCCGCCGGAGGGGCATCTCTTTGAGCATTCGTTCAATGCCACACGTCCGAGTTATGTTCTCAGTTTGCACACGGAAGCGCTGATTGTCTCACTGCCCACGCCGGACTTTAGCATGCCGTACAATGTGATCTGTCTCGCATGCACAGTGGTTGCCCTGGCCTTTGGACCCATACACAGTGTGGCCACCAAGATGATCATTGTCGGTCGTCAGACATCGGCGCCGAAGAATTTTGTTAAGAAGATCTTCAATCAGCTTTTCCGGCGCGGCAAGGCCACCGATGAGACAGCTGCCGAGGGCGAAGGATTGCCagcggcaggagcagcagcaactggagTTGCATCGGGGAGAGCAGCGATATCGCCAGGCAGTCCATCGGGCGACCAGCCGCTGCTGGAAGATctcgacgaggaggaggaggaggagcaggactAG
- the lawc gene encoding leg arista wing complex, isoform B, whose amino-acid sequence MLSATHTRSTFSPLCGAAQVLSQQQTRNKSSKTVEVYRDASKNLSFDVVSVRCSSCCCCCCSCCCYCRCLTFL is encoded by the coding sequence ATGCTCTCCGCCACACACACGCGGTCAACGTTTTCTCCGCTTTGTGGCGCCGCGCAAGTtttgtcgcagcagcaaacacgcaataaaagttcaaaaacaGTTGAAGTATACCGCGACGCGAGTAAAAATCTTTCCTTCGACGTCGTCTCTGTTCGTTgtagtagttgttgttgctgctgttgttcttgttgctgctactgccGCTGCTTAACGTTTCTATAG